The following proteins are encoded in a genomic region of Synechococcus sp. ROS8604:
- the accB gene encoding acetyl-CoA carboxylase biotin carboxyl carrier protein: MQLDHDQLHTLLAALVESDIQEFRLEGDDFRLEVRRNLPVTTVAAPLAPVASAPVAPPQDSPAVELPAGTPPPAAGSRSDLLEVTAPMVGTFYRAPAPGEPSFVEIGTRIGVGQTICILEAMKLMNELESELAGEVVEILVENGTPVEFGQVLMRVKPG, from the coding sequence ATGCAGCTCGACCACGATCAGCTTCACACCCTGCTTGCCGCTCTCGTTGAGAGCGACATTCAGGAATTCCGCCTCGAGGGAGACGACTTCCGTTTGGAAGTGCGTCGCAACCTTCCTGTCACAACGGTGGCTGCACCCTTGGCGCCAGTGGCGTCTGCACCGGTTGCGCCTCCTCAGGACAGTCCTGCTGTTGAGTTACCCGCAGGAACCCCTCCGCCGGCGGCTGGATCTCGCTCAGACCTCTTGGAGGTGACAGCGCCCATGGTTGGCACCTTCTACCGAGCTCCGGCGCCAGGAGAACCTTCTTTCGTCGAGATCGGAACCCGCATCGGTGTAGGTCAAACGATCTGCATCCTTGAGGCCATGAAGCTGATGAACGAGCTCGAATCTGAGCTGGCTGGTGAGGTGGTGGAAATCCTTGTTGAGAACGGCACCCCTGTGGAATTTGGTCAGGTGTTGATGCGCGTTAAACCCGGCTGA
- a CDS encoding peptidylprolyl isomerase, which translates to MAHRRLTALLLAWLAAFGLWLAKPVWADLPQGNAVQDPAAILRDSLPMNQEDLRELQHRLESTSNDLRAKRWSALGRTVSRTQKLVATRGNSILEAVPAEQRSQAELLLNEVRADLVKLQDETDANDRDGFIQIRRDTLSRVGDLEALLIDDRLPDIPSEFDALPRLAGRATVVIETTQGNLTAVVDGYNAPLTAGAFIDLSLKGFYDGLPFNRAEDFYILQTGDPEGPDIGYVDPKTKEERHVPLEIRVPDETDTLYNETFEDVGLFKAAAVLPFSTLGTLGWAHSDQALDDGSSQFFLFLYEAELTPAGLNLVDGRNAAFGYVVDGFDVLEELGVDDGIKRIQVIEGADRLQDHA; encoded by the coding sequence TTGGCTCACCGCCGTCTGACCGCTCTGCTTCTTGCCTGGCTAGCCGCCTTTGGCCTCTGGCTTGCCAAACCGGTATGGGCAGACCTCCCTCAAGGCAATGCCGTACAGGATCCTGCGGCGATCCTGCGCGATTCGTTGCCGATGAATCAAGAGGATCTCCGCGAGCTTCAACATCGGCTGGAATCCACGAGTAACGATTTACGTGCAAAGCGCTGGAGTGCTTTGGGACGCACGGTGAGCCGCACCCAGAAACTGGTGGCCACCAGAGGCAACAGCATTCTTGAAGCCGTTCCTGCAGAGCAACGCAGTCAGGCTGAGTTGCTCCTCAATGAGGTGCGCGCTGACCTGGTCAAGCTTCAAGACGAAACAGATGCCAACGACAGAGATGGATTCATCCAGATCCGTCGTGACACTCTGAGCCGAGTCGGTGATCTCGAAGCCCTGCTGATCGACGATCGTCTGCCTGACATCCCCTCCGAATTCGATGCCCTGCCAAGGCTTGCTGGTCGGGCAACCGTGGTGATCGAAACAACCCAGGGAAACCTCACCGCCGTTGTGGACGGCTACAACGCCCCTCTCACAGCAGGCGCTTTTATCGATCTCAGCCTGAAGGGCTTTTATGACGGTCTCCCTTTCAACCGCGCTGAAGATTTCTACATCCTTCAGACCGGAGACCCGGAAGGTCCAGACATCGGCTACGTCGACCCAAAAACCAAAGAGGAACGCCACGTTCCCCTAGAGATTCGCGTTCCAGACGAAACCGACACCCTCTACAACGAAACCTTCGAGGACGTTGGTCTGTTCAAAGCAGCAGCCGTGCTTCCTTTTTCCACCCTCGGGACTCTGGGCTGGGCCCATTCCGACCAAGCCCTTGATGATGGGTCGTCGCAATTCTTCCTGTTCCTTTACGAAGCAGAACTCACGCCTGCTGGCCTCAACCTCGTGGACGGGCGCAATGCCGCCTTTGGCTACGTGGTGGATGGCTTTGACGTTCTCGAAGAGCTGGGCGTTGACGATGGAATTAAACGCATCCAAGTGATCGAAGGCGCCGATCGACTGCAAGATCACGCCTGA
- a CDS encoding DUF6554 family protein, whose amino-acid sequence MVRLRQRLALLLPLAGLAGLTFIAPPSASSSVDSAAKGAQIYCFMRSNGNGHKVSWEAAYALIKRQKSGMFKTSPEHAAVMITEAVVKQPGTYPDCGKYIGDLFGSSQGSNGLESTIDNSKINTSIPSSSSNTTTSSDWSEDDRYSY is encoded by the coding sequence ATGGTTCGTCTGCGCCAGCGCCTTGCCCTCTTACTCCCCCTGGCTGGACTGGCAGGACTGACTTTCATCGCTCCACCCAGCGCCTCCAGCTCCGTGGATTCAGCCGCGAAAGGAGCTCAGATTTACTGCTTCATGCGCAGCAATGGAAATGGTCACAAAGTGAGCTGGGAAGCGGCTTATGCCCTTATCAAACGCCAAAAAAGCGGCATGTTCAAAACATCACCCGAACATGCTGCAGTGATGATTACAGAAGCTGTGGTGAAACAACCGGGTACCTACCCAGATTGCGGCAAATATATCGGCGATCTCTTTGGTTCATCCCAAGGTTCGAATGGCCTGGAAAGCACCATCGACAACAGCAAGATCAATACTTCAATTCCATCAAGCTCGTCCAACACAACCACCTCCTCCGACTGGAGCGAGGACGACCGCTACAGCTATTGA
- the pdxA gene encoding 4-hydroxythreonine-4-phosphate dehydrogenase PdxA, protein MSFSQPSPDATDRLVIALGDPAGIGMEVTLKALADPRLPEELNPLIVGCRKSLEQTYARLKTQQCSRLIDPSDLDMDDLPIHDEVTPGAASPESGAASFRWLSHAVSRVKQEQRSALVTAPIAKHAWHAAGHDYPGQTERLAELDGAPQASMLFTAVSPSHGWRLNTLLATTHIPLQQVPAALTPELVLRKLDVLSAFCLRFNPNPRLLVAGLNPHAGEQGRLGSEETTWLIPALHQWQQNHPHIHLSGPLPPDTCWLSAAMAWQRGGQPESPDGILAMYHDQGLIPMKLMAFDEAVNTTLGLSFLRTSPDHGTGFDIAGQGVARSTSMMAAIRAAWDLSRV, encoded by the coding sequence ATGTCCTTCTCTCAACCCTCCCCTGACGCTACCGACCGCCTGGTGATTGCTCTCGGTGATCCTGCTGGAATCGGCATGGAGGTGACCTTGAAAGCCCTCGCCGACCCGCGACTGCCCGAGGAACTGAACCCCCTCATTGTGGGCTGCCGAAAAAGTTTGGAGCAAACGTACGCCAGGCTGAAAACCCAACAGTGCTCCCGACTGATCGATCCCAGCGATCTCGACATGGACGACCTTCCGATCCATGACGAGGTCACGCCTGGGGCAGCGAGCCCTGAAAGCGGGGCAGCCAGTTTTCGCTGGCTGAGCCATGCCGTCTCGCGTGTGAAACAGGAGCAGAGAAGTGCTCTGGTCACAGCACCCATTGCAAAACATGCCTGGCATGCCGCAGGACATGACTATCCGGGCCAAACAGAACGCCTGGCAGAACTCGACGGCGCGCCTCAAGCTTCGATGCTGTTCACAGCCGTCTCACCCAGCCATGGCTGGCGGCTGAACACGCTTCTCGCCACAACGCATATTCCCCTGCAACAGGTTCCCGCTGCACTCACTCCCGAGCTCGTACTCCGCAAGCTGGACGTGCTGAGCGCGTTCTGCCTGAGGTTCAATCCCAACCCACGCCTGCTCGTCGCTGGCCTCAATCCCCACGCTGGAGAACAGGGCCGCCTTGGCAGCGAAGAAACAACCTGGCTGATCCCAGCACTCCACCAGTGGCAGCAGAACCATCCCCACATCCATCTGAGCGGACCGCTGCCTCCTGACACCTGCTGGCTGAGCGCAGCCATGGCCTGGCAGCGGGGAGGCCAACCTGAATCACCCGATGGGATCCTTGCGATGTATCACGACCAAGGCTTGATCCCCATGAAGCTGATGGCCTTCGATGAGGCCGTCAACACCACTCTGGGACTGTCGTTCTTGCGCACCTCGCCAGATCATGGGACCGGCTTCGACATCGCAGGACAAGGAGTGGCGAGATCGACGAGCATGATGGCAGCGATTCGGGCCGCCTGGGACCTCAGCCGGGTTTAA
- a CDS encoding DEAD/DEAH box helicase, with protein sequence MRRIRPRGVWRGSRLGWEFPLAAAEALLQRFERRFRVDEELMRWLHWHRHPLPPLPPHRELIAHADLDQRLRDGRLPMPHQRSGARWLLARRGAVLADEMGLGKTLTVLLAARALLRALPLRLLVVAPVGLHSHWRREAAALELMPELCSWARLPSELPEAGTLLLVDEAHYAQTLRAQRTQGFLRLARHPRLRAIWMLTGTPMKNGRPDQLYPLLAAMDHPIARDQHFYEELFCQGHFREQGGRQRWQTAGASRLDELRRLTRPLVLHRRKQQVLDLPPKQRMFEGIDLDAEELKGFDYRLRLVIDDYRQRVAEGLVRSDAESLAVLTALRQIAAEFKLPAAQQLIQRLRQQHKPIVLFSSFVDPLLLLHERLGGVLLTGRQKPEQRQLAVDRFQAGETDLLLATFAAGGLGFTLHRAQHVVLLERPWTPGDIDQAEDRCHRIGKEGGLISHWLQLGLADQLVDGLVASKAERIELLLGPRRVTLDRQPLPTMLSRCLQDL encoded by the coding sequence ATGCGCAGAATTCGTCCCCGGGGCGTATGGCGTGGTTCTCGGCTGGGTTGGGAATTTCCGCTTGCGGCAGCTGAGGCTCTGCTGCAACGGTTTGAACGGCGCTTCCGGGTGGATGAGGAGCTGATGCGTTGGTTGCATTGGCATCGTCATCCGCTCCCCCCTCTGCCGCCTCATCGAGAGCTGATTGCGCACGCTGATCTGGATCAACGCTTGCGTGACGGCCGCTTACCCATGCCTCATCAGCGCTCTGGTGCTCGCTGGTTGTTAGCGCGGCGCGGGGCGGTGCTGGCCGATGAGATGGGTCTCGGTAAAACCCTCACCGTGTTGCTGGCGGCGAGAGCTTTGCTGCGCGCCTTGCCGCTGCGGTTGTTGGTTGTGGCCCCTGTGGGGTTGCATTCGCATTGGCGCCGTGAGGCCGCGGCCCTTGAGCTCATGCCAGAGCTTTGTAGTTGGGCGCGACTTCCGTCTGAGCTCCCGGAGGCGGGCACCTTGCTGCTCGTCGATGAGGCCCATTACGCCCAAACTCTGCGGGCGCAACGCACCCAGGGTTTTTTGCGTCTTGCCCGGCATCCCCGCCTGCGAGCCATTTGGATGCTCACGGGCACACCCATGAAGAACGGCCGGCCTGATCAGCTGTATCCCTTGCTCGCTGCGATGGACCATCCCATTGCTCGGGATCAGCACTTCTATGAGGAATTGTTTTGTCAGGGGCATTTCCGCGAGCAAGGCGGAAGGCAGCGTTGGCAAACCGCAGGCGCCAGTCGATTGGACGAGCTGCGACGTTTGACCCGACCGCTGGTTTTGCATCGTCGCAAGCAGCAGGTTTTGGACCTCCCCCCCAAACAGAGGATGTTTGAAGGGATCGACCTCGACGCTGAGGAGCTGAAGGGTTTTGATTACCGCCTGCGGCTGGTCATCGATGACTATCGCCAGCGGGTGGCGGAGGGATTGGTTCGGTCTGATGCCGAATCCTTGGCGGTCCTGACAGCTTTGCGGCAAATTGCAGCCGAATTCAAGTTGCCGGCTGCGCAACAGTTGATTCAGCGTTTGCGGCAGCAGCACAAGCCGATCGTCTTGTTCAGCAGCTTTGTGGATCCGTTGCTGCTGCTCCACGAACGCCTGGGAGGCGTTTTGCTGACAGGCCGGCAGAAACCTGAGCAGCGGCAGTTGGCTGTCGACCGCTTTCAAGCTGGGGAGACCGACTTACTCCTGGCCACCTTTGCTGCCGGTGGGCTTGGGTTTACGCTCCACCGCGCTCAGCATGTGGTGCTCCTGGAACGACCTTGGACGCCTGGAGACATCGACCAGGCGGAAGATCGTTGCCATCGCATTGGTAAAGAAGGAGGCCTGATCAGCCATTGGCTTCAGCTTGGCCTTGCCGATCAGCTTGTGGATGGTTTGGTGGCTAGCAAAGCGGAACGGATTGAACTGCTGCTGGGTCCGCGTCGCGTCACGCTCGATCGTCAGCCGTTGCCCACGATGCTGTCCCGTTGTTTGCAGGACTTATGA
- a CDS encoding HNH endonuclease has translation MHSRDAVFLEDLCPKLRNRRWRQSIHLHTSNRCIYCGKPSESIDHVFPLSRGGMSVTENCVPACLSCNGQKSDADVFDWYRRQRFYDPRRAMAIRAWIDSDLSLAMKLLQWAQPEHDQQPRSERPKGSHPHGDDEQNWGLRTA, from the coding sequence ATGCACAGCCGGGATGCGGTTTTCCTAGAGGATCTCTGTCCCAAGCTGCGCAATCGACGCTGGCGTCAATCGATCCATCTCCACACCAGCAACCGCTGCATTTATTGCGGCAAACCTTCTGAGTCGATCGACCATGTGTTCCCCCTGAGCCGTGGGGGGATGAGCGTGACTGAAAACTGTGTTCCAGCTTGTCTGTCGTGCAACGGACAGAAATCTGACGCTGATGTTTTTGACTGGTACCGGCGTCAACGCTTTTATGATCCGCGTCGCGCCATGGCGATTCGTGCCTGGATTGATAGCGATCTGAGCCTCGCCATGAAATTGCTGCAATGGGCTCAGCCTGAACACGACCAACAACCGCGTTCCGAACGGCCAAAAGGCTCCCACCCCCATGGGGATGACGAACAGAACTGGGGGCTTCGTACAGCCTGA
- a CDS encoding SDR family oxidoreductase: MLNALVNRCVPLPPDATLCILGAGFSGGHLAQLSKALGSRVICTRRRPESGSDDLAFDSANGIVPSHDALASVTHLISTIPPSKEGTDPVLSCLGEQLQQLPLQWVGYFSTTGVYGNSHGNWVDETHEPQPTQRRSQKRLECEQLWRNSGLPVQILRLPGIYGPGRSPLAAIRSGNLTPVDQPGQMFCRIHVDDLAGACWHLMHRAAAGQRPTVVNISDDRPASRLELQRFAAELLGCTLPAAIPFKEAQASMSPMALSFWADNRKVSNALLRDELGYTFLHPDFSCGLKDCFDAEGFNAMNPEPEVEP, from the coding sequence ATGCTGAACGCTCTTGTCAACCGTTGTGTTCCACTCCCGCCGGATGCCACGTTGTGCATCCTCGGCGCTGGATTCAGCGGGGGCCATCTCGCCCAGTTGTCCAAAGCGCTTGGATCAAGGGTGATCTGCACGCGCCGCCGCCCAGAATCCGGCAGCGATGATCTGGCCTTCGACAGCGCCAACGGAATCGTGCCAAGCCACGACGCGCTCGCCTCCGTCACCCATCTGATCAGCACCATCCCACCCAGCAAAGAGGGAACAGATCCCGTGCTGTCGTGCCTGGGAGAGCAGCTGCAGCAGCTGCCCCTGCAATGGGTGGGCTATTTCTCCACCACAGGCGTCTATGGGAATAGCCATGGCAACTGGGTGGATGAAACCCACGAGCCCCAACCCACTCAACGCCGCAGCCAAAAACGGTTGGAGTGTGAGCAGCTTTGGCGCAACAGCGGCCTGCCGGTCCAGATCCTGCGCCTACCAGGGATCTATGGGCCTGGCCGCTCCCCCCTAGCTGCCATCCGCTCAGGCAACCTGACCCCTGTGGATCAACCAGGGCAGATGTTCTGCCGAATCCATGTGGATGACTTAGCAGGAGCCTGCTGGCATCTCATGCATCGCGCCGCAGCAGGACAGCGACCAACGGTGGTGAACATCAGCGACGACAGACCCGCCTCCAGGCTCGAGCTTCAACGGTTTGCCGCTGAACTGTTGGGATGCACCCTCCCAGCAGCGATCCCCTTCAAAGAAGCCCAAGCCAGCATGAGCCCCATGGCACTCTCGTTCTGGGCAGACAACCGCAAAGTGAGCAATGCGCTCTTGCGAGACGAGCTGGGGTACACCTTTTTGCATCCCGATTTTTCATGCGGGCTCAAGGATTGTTTCGATGCGGAAGGCTTCAACGCGATGAATCCTGAACCCGAGGTGGAGCCTTAA
- the efp gene encoding elongation factor P has product MISSNDFRTGTTIELDGAVWRVVEFLHVKPGKGSAFVRTKLKAVQSGSVVEKTFRAGEMLPQAVLEKSKLQHTYMEGEDFVFMDMSSYEETRLTAKQIGESRKYLKEGMEVNVVTWNDKPLEVELPNSVVLEIAQTDPGVKGDTATGGTKPAILETGAQVMVPLFLSIGEKIKVDTRNDTYLGRENG; this is encoded by the coding sequence ATGATCTCCAGCAACGACTTTCGCACCGGCACCACGATCGAGCTGGATGGAGCTGTCTGGCGCGTTGTCGAGTTTCTGCACGTCAAGCCAGGCAAGGGATCTGCGTTTGTACGGACCAAGCTCAAGGCTGTCCAAAGCGGCAGTGTGGTGGAGAAAACTTTTCGGGCTGGAGAGATGCTTCCCCAGGCTGTGCTCGAGAAGTCGAAGCTTCAACACACCTACATGGAGGGCGAAGATTTCGTCTTCATGGACATGTCCTCCTATGAAGAGACGCGCCTAACCGCCAAACAGATCGGAGAGAGTCGTAAATATCTCAAGGAGGGTATGGAGGTGAATGTCGTCACCTGGAATGACAAGCCCTTAGAGGTTGAATTGCCGAATTCGGTTGTGTTGGAGATCGCTCAGACCGACCCCGGTGTGAAGGGAGACACGGCAACCGGCGGGACGAAACCTGCCATCCTGGAAACCGGTGCTCAGGTGATGGTTCCCCTGTTTTTATCGATCGGCGAAAAAATTAAGGTTGATACTCGCAACGACACCTATCTGGGACGGGAGAACGGTTAA
- the thiL gene encoding thiamine-phosphate kinase, whose protein sequence is MSITLAELGEAELLDRLARFAPPGQLNDDTALLPPDSRALLVNTDVMVEGVHFSDATTAPADVGWRAVVANLSDLAASGSEQVEGITVGLVAPGTTSWWWVEQVYQGISEALEHFGGTLLGGDCSTGNQRLLSISAFARVGPLRLHRAQAQPGDLLMSSGPHGLSRLGLALLQDTPLPSARSLPLTLKEQAIRCHQRPWPRFDALQTLMACKPDHLPWRAGGTDSSDGLLAAVTGLCRSSDCGAVLRRETLPRAAAWPCDGPWDRWCLSGGEDFELVLSLPPAWAESWTQHQPGSHCFGAITADKGKILWADDGALLQPSGFSHYG, encoded by the coding sequence GTGAGCATCACGCTGGCTGAACTCGGAGAAGCGGAGCTGCTGGACCGTCTGGCCCGCTTTGCTCCCCCCGGCCAGCTCAACGACGACACAGCCTTGCTTCCACCTGATTCCAGGGCTCTGCTCGTGAACACCGACGTCATGGTGGAAGGTGTTCATTTCAGCGATGCCACCACCGCCCCCGCCGATGTGGGTTGGCGTGCCGTTGTCGCCAACCTGTCTGATCTAGCGGCCAGCGGCTCCGAGCAGGTGGAGGGGATCACGGTGGGCTTGGTAGCCCCAGGAACCACATCCTGGTGGTGGGTCGAACAGGTGTATCAAGGCATCTCAGAAGCACTCGAGCACTTTGGTGGAACTCTGCTGGGAGGTGACTGCAGCACCGGAAACCAACGACTGCTCTCCATCAGTGCCTTTGCACGGGTCGGACCGTTGCGACTGCATCGAGCACAGGCCCAACCGGGTGATCTGCTGATGAGCAGCGGCCCCCATGGACTGAGCCGACTTGGCCTGGCACTCCTGCAAGACACACCGCTCCCCAGCGCACGCTCCCTTCCACTCACACTGAAAGAGCAAGCGATTCGATGCCACCAGCGCCCATGGCCAAGGTTTGATGCCCTTCAGACCCTGATGGCCTGCAAACCCGACCATCTTCCCTGGCGAGCCGGTGGGACCGATAGCAGCGATGGCCTGCTTGCTGCCGTGACCGGTCTCTGTCGAAGCAGTGACTGCGGCGCTGTTCTGCGCAGAGAGACTCTCCCACGCGCCGCTGCCTGGCCCTGTGACGGCCCATGGGATCGCTGGTGCCTCAGTGGAGGGGAAGATTTCGAACTCGTGCTCAGCCTGCCTCCTGCGTGGGCTGAATCCTGGACACAGCATCAGCCTGGAAGTCATTGCTTCGGAGCCATCACGGCCGACAAAGGCAAGATCCTCTGGGCCGACGATGGTGCGCTGCTCCAGCCATCAGGGTTCTCCCATTACGGCTGA
- the gap gene encoding type I glyceraldehyde-3-phosphate dehydrogenase: MTLRVAINGFGRIGRNVLRGWISRGADTGLEIVGMNSTSDPKTSAHLLTYDSILGRLDPSVDIKTTDDSMFINGKEIKFFADRNPLNCPWKEWGVDLVIESTGVFNTDEKASMHIQAGAKKVILTAPGKGAGVGTFVVGVNDDQYRHEDWDILSNASCTTNCLAPIVKVLDQNFGMEWGLMTTIHSYTGDQRILDNSHRDLRRARAAALNMVPTTTGAAKAVALVYPEVKGKLTGFAMRVPTPNVSAVDLTFGTSKGPSVEDVKAVMKSASENGMKGIIKYSDLPLVSTDYAGTNESTIFDADLTYAMGDKAVKILAWYDNEWGYSQRVVDLAEVVAKGWK; this comes from the coding sequence ATGACCTTGCGCGTTGCCATCAATGGATTCGGCCGAATTGGTCGCAATGTGCTGCGAGGTTGGATCAGTCGCGGTGCTGACACTGGTCTGGAAATTGTGGGCATGAACTCCACGTCTGATCCCAAGACCAGCGCCCACCTGCTCACCTACGACTCGATTTTGGGTCGTCTGGATCCATCAGTGGACATCAAAACTACTGATGACTCCATGTTCATCAATGGTAAGGAAATCAAATTCTTCGCCGATCGCAACCCCCTCAATTGCCCCTGGAAGGAATGGGGTGTGGATCTGGTGATCGAATCCACCGGTGTGTTCAACACCGATGAGAAGGCCAGCATGCACATCCAGGCTGGTGCCAAGAAGGTGATTCTCACCGCTCCTGGTAAGGGTGCTGGGGTCGGCACATTCGTGGTTGGAGTCAACGACGATCAGTACCGCCACGAAGATTGGGACATCCTCAGCAACGCCAGTTGCACCACCAACTGCCTGGCGCCCATCGTCAAAGTTCTGGATCAGAACTTCGGCATGGAATGGGGTTTGATGACCACCATTCACAGCTACACCGGTGACCAGAGAATCCTGGACAACAGCCACCGCGACTTGCGTCGTGCCCGTGCAGCTGCCCTCAACATGGTGCCAACCACAACCGGCGCAGCCAAGGCTGTCGCCCTGGTTTACCCCGAGGTGAAGGGCAAGCTCACCGGCTTCGCCATGCGCGTTCCCACTCCCAACGTGTCCGCTGTTGATCTCACCTTCGGAACCTCCAAAGGCCCATCGGTTGAAGATGTCAAAGCAGTGATGAAGAGTGCCTCGGAAAATGGCATGAAGGGAATCATCAAGTACAGCGACTTGCCCCTCGTTTCCACCGATTACGCCGGCACGAACGAATCAACCATCTTTGATGCCGATCTCACCTACGCCATGGGTGACAAAGCTGTGAAAATTCTTGCTTGGTACGACAACGAGTGGGGCTACAGCCAGCGCGTCGTCGACTTGGCTGAGGTTGTTGCCAAAGGTTGGAAGTAA
- a CDS encoding chemotaxis protein codes for MTQSVSFRITRTAEEVAQTLNALSQRLIKLEDRLENLELQLERQSSEANAMPKEELERLNGVDRLLTDCRDLLLRSEPQWVDHPNPVMCSEHDLAA; via the coding sequence ATGACCCAGTCCGTTTCCTTCCGCATTACGCGTACCGCTGAGGAAGTGGCTCAGACTCTGAATGCTTTATCGCAACGGCTGATCAAGCTTGAGGATCGTCTTGAGAACTTGGAGTTGCAGCTAGAACGCCAGTCCTCTGAGGCCAACGCCATGCCCAAAGAGGAGTTGGAACGTCTTAATGGGGTGGATCGGTTGCTAACCGACTGCCGAGATCTCTTGTTGCGTTCTGAACCTCAATGGGTGGATCACCCCAACCCTGTTATGTGCTCGGAGCATGACTTGGCTGCCTAA
- a CDS encoding serine protease inhibitor: MLPQGRLSRRDLAQAQDTPRLRTASALLAAALVTGAFFLAPDRPEQSASICEHYHSEAACRVW; the protein is encoded by the coding sequence ATGCTGCCTCAGGGTCGGCTGTCGCGTCGTGATCTTGCCCAGGCCCAAGACACTCCAAGGCTTCGCACGGCTTCAGCGCTTTTGGCGGCGGCTCTTGTAACTGGCGCCTTCTTTCTGGCTCCAGATCGGCCGGAGCAAAGCGCCTCGATCTGTGAGCACTATCACTCGGAGGCGGCCTGTCGGGTGTGGTGA
- a CDS encoding AbrB family transcriptional regulator, whose amino-acid sequence MPPLTTVLLYLLAGTSMGLLATRTGIPAAPLAGALIGAAMVSMSGRLEVAQWPAGTKTCLEIAIGTVIGTGLTKASLDQLQQLWKPAVLITLTLVLTGIVVGLWSSRLLGVDPLVTLLGAAPGGISGMSLVGADYGVGAAVAALHAVRLITVLLVIPVVVKLLTPLGLGDS is encoded by the coding sequence ATGCCCCCACTCACAACGGTGCTCCTCTACCTCTTGGCCGGAACGAGCATGGGGTTGCTGGCCACTCGCACCGGAATTCCAGCTGCTCCACTGGCAGGCGCACTGATCGGAGCAGCCATGGTAAGCATGAGTGGGCGTCTCGAGGTCGCCCAATGGCCAGCAGGAACCAAGACCTGCCTGGAGATTGCCATTGGCACCGTGATCGGGACAGGCCTGACCAAAGCCTCACTCGATCAACTGCAGCAGTTGTGGAAGCCTGCTGTCTTGATCACCCTCACCCTCGTGCTCACCGGCATTGTGGTGGGACTGTGGAGCAGCAGGCTGCTAGGCGTTGATCCTCTTGTCACCCTGCTGGGTGCAGCGCCTGGAGGAATCAGCGGCATGAGCCTGGTGGGGGCTGACTACGGCGTTGGAGCAGCCGTTGCGGCACTGCATGCCGTTCGCTTAATCACGGTCTTGCTGGTCATCCCTGTTGTGGTGAAACTGCTCACTCCGCTTGGGCTTGGTGATTCCTGA